Within the Corynebacterium tuberculostearicum genome, the region CGGTGGCAAGAAGGTGCGGTTCATGCGGTGGGCAGCAAAGGCTACCCAATCCCCTGTTAGGGGATCCCGGCGCATTTCGGAAGCGGGGGCGACGGTGGGGATGTCGCGGGCGTCGACAAGCACGCGGTCGGGGTGGGGCTGGTCGTCGAAGTAGAGGATCTCGCGGCCGTCGGCAAGCGTGGCAGAGGTAATCTCAACCATTAGTTTTCTCCTGGGATGGTGATGGGCTTCAGGCGCGCCCACAGCACAAAGGCGGCGGCCACGGCCAGCAAAGCAAGGCTTGCCCATAGGTTATCGCTGGCGTTCTTTGCCTGCCCGGTATCCGGGTTGATGCCTGGGTCAAGGAAGAAATAGCAGCCGAGCAAAATCAGGCCGTAGAGGCCGAGGAGTGCGGCGATGACATTGCGCAGGTCGAATGCACCCGCGCGCTTTTTCTCAGACATGTTGGGCTCCTTAGGCGAAGATGACGTTGAGGGCTACGGCCATCACCAGGCAAATGATGCCCAGCGGGACGGTCTGCTGGTACCACGGCAAGGACTTTTCGGTGTAGTCCTCAAAGTGGTCCTTGGGGGTCACGGAAGAGACGAAGCCAACCAGCTCGCTATCCGGCTTGGGCTGGGTGAACAGGGTGACCACAATGGATACCAGGATATCCACCACGAAGGCCACACCGGCCGCGACGAAAGCGGTGCCTTGGCCGGGCAGGTTGATCATGTCCGTGAAGGATGCGACGTACCAGAAGGCAATGGCGGAACCGGTACCGGCTACGAGTCCGGACCAACCGGCGTGCGGGGTCATGCGCTTCCAGAACATGCCCAGAATGAAGGTGGCAAACAGCGGCGCATTGAAGAAGCCAAACAGGGTCTGCAGGTAGTCCATGATATTGCCAAAGTTTTGCGCGAGCAGCGCGGTGAAAATGGCAATAGCGGTGGCGATAATCGTGGCGATGCGGCCGAACTTCAGGTAGTAGTCATCCTCGCGGTCCTTGACCACGTAGGTCTGCCAGATGTCATAGGAAATGACGGTATTAAAGGCGGAGATATTCGCGGCCATGCCGGCCATGAAGGAAGCGAGCAGGCCGGCGATCGCCACGCCCAGCAGGCCATTGGGCAGAAGGTCGCGCATGAGCAGCAAGATGGCGTCGTTGGGCTCCGCGCGCTCCTCCATCAAATCGGCCACGGAGACGGAGGCAACCATGCCCGGGATGACCACGAGGAAGGGCACGAACATCTTGGGGAAGGCGCCGATGATCGGGGTCTTGCGGGCGGCCGAGATGGAATCGGAGGCCATGGCGCGCTGCACCTCGACGAAGTTGGTGGTCCAGTAACCAAAGGAAAGCACGAAGCCGAGGCCCAGCACGATGCCGATGACGGACCACACTGGGTTCTCAAAACCGGAGATGTCCGTGCCCGGCCACGTGTGGAAGTGCGAATCCTGGGCCACCGCGTCCTTCAGCCCATTCCAACCGCCAACGCGGTTCAAACCAATGATGGTCAGCGGGGCGAGGGCGGCGATGATGACGAAGAACTGGAGGACCTCGTTATAAATGGCAGCCGAAAGGCCACCCAGGGTGATATAGGACAGCACGATGAGGCCGGCGACGAGGAGCGATACCCACATCTGCCAGCCCAGCAGGGCCTCCACGATGGTGGCCAGCAAGTACAGGTTCACGCCGGCAATAAGCAGCTGGGCCACAGCGAAGGAAATCGCATTGACCAGGTGCGCGGCATTGCCAAAACGCTTGCGCATGAACTCCGGCACCGAGCGCACCTTGGAGCCGTAGTAGAACGGCATCATCACAATGCCCAAAAAGACCATTGCCGGGATGGCGCCGATCCAGAAGTAGTGCATGGTTTGGAAGCCATACTCCACGCCATTGGCGGACATACCGATGATTTCCACCGCGCCCAGGTTGGCCGAGACGAAAGCCAGTCCGGTCACCCAGGCGGGCAATCCGCGGCCGGAGAGGAAGAAGTCGATGGAGCTAGACACTCGGGCCTTGGCGGCCCAGCCGATGCCTAGCACGAAGAGGAAGTAGATGGCTACCAAAAAGTAGTCCACCCAGGAGGCATCGAGCCTCAATACGGATTCAGCAGTCTCCATGGCTGACCTTTCTAGTTATTGTTCTCTGCTGCAAGGCGCAGCGTGAATCTCTGCGGGTTCTGAGCGCTCAGGCGCACGAGGTCTTCCCCGCTGCGCAGCGCATTCGGCGGCGCGCTCATGGGCTCCACGGCCAATGCCTTGCCGGGGCCACCTGCCCGCGGGAAATCGGCCGGGGTAAACATCTGCACCCAGTTCAGGCCTTCGCCCATCTCCAGGCGCACCCCCTTTCCACCGGCCGAATACACGGCCGTCAGTGGGCCTTCGCCGTGGAAGCAATCGTCCCAGTCCACCTCGGCGATGGGCTGATTAACAATGCGCACCTGCTCCGTCTTTCCCGTAGGCAGGTTGCGGGCGCCGAGCAGGTAGCGCTTGCCGACGTCCACACTGAGCACCGCTTCCTCCGCCCCTGCCCCTTGTGGGCAGAGGTAGAGGTGCAGCCCATAGGCGAAGGGAACCTCGCCGGGTTCCGCGGTGCGGGCGGTGAGCTGGTGGTGCAATCCCTGCTCATCGAGGGCATAGGTGGCCTCTAGTTGAATCGCCCACGGCCAGCCCTGGCGCGGCTCAATATCAAAGGCAAGAGCCACCCGGTTGTCCGAGCGTTCCGTGACGCGCCACCAATCCACCGCGAATCCATGGATGGCGTTATTGCGCTCAGGCTCGTTGATCTCCAACTGGTGTCCGGTCCCCTGCCATTCGAACCAGCCATCCTCGGTGCGATTCGGCCACGGTGCCAGCACCACTCCGGCCATCAGCGGCGGCTTACCCTCGTAGCTTTCTACCAAGGGCGCGCCGCGATAGGTCAGCGCGTTGAGTGCACCGCCGAATAGGCCAATCTCGGCCGCATAATCGCCATGGGCAAGTGCGACGCTGGGGTAGTCAGCGTCAGGGCCAGCTGCTCCTCCACTGGTCATAACAAAGACCTTTCTGGCTATAACTTTCTTTGGATTTAGCCTAGGAGTACGGCGAAGCGCCGGTCAATCGTTTGCATAACTGCTGGCTCAAACCCACGGTTTCAGCAGCTCACCGCCCTTGAGTTAACCTCCAGTTAACCTCTTTCGGGGCTGGAAGCGCACGTGGGAAACAGGCCGCCACACCGGGCAGGAACACTACCCCTGCATCCGCCGCCACACTATTCGCGCCGCGGAGTGTGGCGTGGCCAAGACTTCGCGCAGGTAGTTGCGCGGCATCAACCGCCACGGGGTGCGCGCGGAATGCAGGTGCACGGCAATGCCGAGGTGCCAGGCCCACAACGCGGTGCGCAGGATATGAAAATCATTGGTCACCACGTGTAATACGGCATCCGGGGCCAAGCGGTGGGCATTCTCTAGATTTTCATTAGTGCTCGTGGCTTCCAGTTCCACCACCACCCGCTCGGCCGGCACGCCACGTTCGATGAGGTATGTAGCCATAGGCCCCGCCTCACCACGGCCGGAGACAATGATGCGCTGACCGCTATAAAGCGCCAACGCCTTATCAAGGCGCGAGCGCAGCATGGCGCCGGGATAGCCATGGGTTACGCGGGAGCCCAAAACAAGGAGCGGGTCAGACATGGATACCAGCATAGACTTGCCGGCTCTTGACATGAAGATGGAAATAGCCGTACCTTTAACTCAAATGTGCAATCGATTGCACCCAGGAGGGCCGGACGTCGGCTCATACGCCTAACCAAGGAGGACAGCATGGCCGGAACCACTCTCAAGGACGTGGCCGCTGCTGCTGGAGTATCCATTTCCACCGCGTCCCGTTCGCTCTCGGGCAACCCAGCCATCTCGGAGTCCACGCGCCAACGCGTAAAGGACACGGCCATCAAGCTCAACTATAGGCCCAATGCCCAAGCCCGAGCATTGCGCAGTTCCCGATCTAACGCCATCGGCTTGGTCATCCCCAGCCTAGATAATGCCTACTTCGCCGCAATGGCCGCAGCCATCGAAGAAGCCGCCGATAAGCAGGGACTCGCCACGATGATTACCAGTTGTGGCGAGGATCCGCAGCGGCTAGTCAAGGCCCTCGATGCCCTGATGGAACGCCAGGTAGACGGCATTATCGCGGTACCTCTCGAAGGCGCCGAAGAAGCGCTGGAGCAGGCGCGCGCTTACCGTCCACTCGTGCTCATTGACCGCACCCTGGGCCAGATTCCAGCAGTGCTATCAGACCCCCACCCGGGCATGAAACAAGCCGTGGAACAGCTTAAAGAAAAAGGGCACACGCACATCGGCTACCTTTCCGGGCCGCAGGAAACCTCCACCGGCCGCCAGCGCCTCCAAGCATTCGAGGCCGCCACCCGGGGCATGCCTACCCACATCCACCACGGCAGCTACCGCCACCGCGAGGGCTATAAAGGAGCCCTCGCACTCCTACAAGAAGGCGTCACCGCGCTCATTGCCGGCGATTCCATGATGACGGCCGGCGCGCTGGAGGCCTGCCATAATGCGGGCAAGCTCATCGGAGAAGAAATCGCGCTCGTCGGCTTCGATGACTTCATCTACCTGCGCTTCCAACCCTCCCCTATCTCAGTGGTGGACCAGGATGTTGCCAGAATGGGCGAGACCGCCACGGCCAAGCTCATCGCGGCCATCAATGAAAAGCACCAACCGGAAGGCGAGGTGCTAGAAACCCGCTATATCCCACGCATGTCCACCGCACACCAACTCGATGGAGCCACGCCATGAGTGACTGCGTTTTGCGCCTGGATAATGTCACCAAATCCTTTGGCCCGGTAGAGGTCATTAAGGGGGTAGACCTCACCGTCCGCCGCGGCCAAGTGCAGGCCTTGCTGGGTGAGAACGGCGCGGGAAAATCCACCCTCATCAAGATGATTGCCGGCGTGCACGAACCAGATTCCGGCCGCATCCTGATAGATGACACAGAGGTAAAAATCCCAGATACCAAGGCCTCTGAGGCACTGGGCATCGCCACCATTCACCAAGAGCTCAACCTTGTGCCCACCATGTCCGTGGCCGAGAACATCATGCTTGGGCGCACCCCACGCCGCTTTGGGTTGGTCAATCGCAAACACCTCAAGGCACAAGCCCAAGCGGCACTGCACCTTATCGGCTTGGACGTGGATCTGGACATGCCGGTGCGTGAGCTGGGTGTGGCCAAGCAGCAGCTCGTAGAAATCGCCAAGGCGCTGTCCATGAACGCGCGCATCCTCATCCTGGATGAGCCCACTGCCGCGCTCACCGGCAAGGAGGTTGATGCACTCTTTGCCGTGCTCGAAGAACTCAAGGCTAAGGGCGTGGCCATGGTCTTTATTAGCCACCACTTGGAGGAGCTGGCGCGCATTGCAGAAACCATCAGCGTGCTGCGCGATGGCTCTTTCATCGCCGAGGTCCCAGCCAATACGGACGAAGACGAGCTGGTGCGCCTCATTGTCGGCCGCGAGATTGAAAACCAATACCCGCGCGAGGTTCCTCCCGAGCGCGGCGAGGCCCTGCTGGAAGTCTCCGAGCTGACTGCCGACGGCGCCTTTCACGACGTCACCTTCACCGTCCATGCCGGCGAAGTCGTCGGCCTTGCCGGGCTCGTGGGAGCCGGCCGCACCGAAATCATTCGCGCCATCGCGGGCGCTGACCCGTACGATTCCGGCACCATCCGCGTCGGCGGCACGCAGCTGCGCGGCGGCGATATTCGTGCCGCCATCCGCGCCGGCGTGGGCCATATCCCCGAAGACCGTAAGTCCCAAGCGCTAGTTCTCGATGCCTCCGTGGGCGATAACCTCGGATTCGCCACCCTCTACCCCACCGCTAAGGTGGGGCTGGCCGACCGCAGCGGTCAACGCCGCCGCGCCGGTGACGTAGCGGAAAAGCTGCGCATTCGCATGGCCGATCTCTCCCAGCCCATCCGGAACCTATCCGGCGGCAACCAACAAAAGGCGGTCTTTGGCCGCTGGGTACTGGCCGGTTCCAAAGTCCTCCTCCTCGATGAGCCGACCCGCGGCGTCGACGTCGGCGCCAAGGTAGAGATTTACAACATCATCAATGAGGTCACCGCGGCCGGCGGCGCCGTTCTCATGGCATCCTCCGATCTGCCCGAGGTGCTCGGTATGTCCGACCGCATCCTCGTCATGTCCGGCGGCCAACTCGCCGGCGAGCTCCCCAAGGACTCCACTCAAGACGAGGTCATGGCCTTTGCCGTATCCAATGTGACCTCCTCTACCTCTACCTCTGCTGCCGCGCCTGCCGGCACTAACCACAAGGATGAAGCATGACCAAGAATCGAGTAATTAACTGGGCCATGAATAATGGCGCGCTCGTCGGCCTCATTGCCCTGTGCATCGCGCTGTTTATCGCTACGCCATACTTCCTTACCGTGGCGAACCTGCTCAATATCGGCATCCAGGCCGCTACGGTGGCCATCTTGGCCTTCGGCATGACCTTTGTCATCGTCACCGCTGGTATCGACCTCTCGGTGGGCTCGGTCGCCGCGCTCGGCGCCATGGTCTCTGCCTATATGTTCTCCACCGCGGGACTGCCTGGCTGGCTCACCCTGCTTCTCGGCCTGATCGTAGGTGCGCTGGCCGGCGCCATCTGCGGCATGGCCACCGCGTGGGGCAAGATCCCCTCTTTCATCGCAACGCTGGCCATGATGTCCATCGCCCGCGGGCTCACCCTGGTCATCTCCCAGGGCTCGCCGATTGAAACCGCCCCGTCCGTCAACGCCTTTGGCGGCGATATCGCAGGTTTCCCAGTGCCGATCATCATGATGGTTATCGCCGGGCTCATCTGCTGGTTCATCCTAGAGCGCACGGTACTCGGCCGCTCTATGTACGCCATCGGCGGCAACCTGGAGGCCGCCCGGCTCTCGGGCTTGCCGGTCAAGCGCATCCAAATCGCCGTCTTCGCACTCTCCGGCTTCTTCGCCGCCTGGGCCGGCATGGTTATGGCCGGCCGCCTCGAATCCGCACAGCCGCAGGCCGGCACCGGCTATGAGCTCGATGCTATTGCGGCCGTCGTCATCGGTGGCGCCTCGCTCTCCGGCGGGCAGGGCAAGGCCACTGGCACTCTAGTCGGCGCGATCTTGCTAGCGGTCATCCGCAATGGCTTGAACCTGCTCAACGTCTCCTCCTTCTGGCAGCAGATCGTCATCGGCCTAGTCATCGCGCTGGCCGTCGGCTTCGACGTCATCCGCAATAAGACGGCCAACTAAGGAGCACCCTCCATGAAAAAGCTCATCGCCACCCTCCTCGTACCCGCCCTCGCGCTGGGCCTTGCCTCGTGCAATCGCTCGGAAGAAGACCGCAACCGCATCACGCTAGCGCTGTCCACGCAGACCAACCCCTTCTTCGTCGAACTGCGCCACGGCGCGCAGGATAAGGCCAAGGAACTCGGCGTTCCGCTCGACATCCAAGACGCCTCCGATGACCCCGCCCAGCAGGTCAATCAGCTGGGCAATGCCACCTCGATGGGCGCCAAGGTCGTCGTGGTCAACCCCACCGATTCCGATGCCGTGGCCCCAGCCGTGCGCGGCATCAAAAATGACGGCGTGCCCGTCATCGGCGTGGACCGCGACGTCAACGGCGTAGAGCTGGATTCCATGGTGGCCTCCGATAACGTCGCCGGTGGCGCGCAGGCTGCGGATAAGCTCGCTGAAGCCATCGGGGAAAAGGGCGATATCCTCATCCTGCAGGGCACCGCTGGTACCTCCGCCTCGCGCGAGCGCGGCAAGGGCTTTGCAGAGCAGATTGCGAATTATGGGGACATTCGGGTCGTCGGCAAGCAATCGGCGAATTTCGATCGCACGGAAGGCCTCAACGTCGCTACCAACTTGCTGCAGGCCAATCCTGATATTAAGGCCATCTTTGCGGAGAACGATGAAATGGCGCTCGGCGCGGTCGAAGCTTTAGGTGACCGCGCCGGTTCTGAGGTCAAGGTGGTGGCTTTTGACGGTACCTTCGATGGCCTCAAGGCAGTCAAAGATGGCAAGCTGGAAGCTACCATCGCCCAGCAGCCCGCAGAGCTCGGTGCCCGCGCCATCGAACAAGCCGCAGCGCTCCTGCACGGTGGCGCGGCGGAGAAAAACGTCCCCGTCGAGGTCATCACCGTCACCCGCGACAATGTGGAGGATTTCCAATGAGCAAGCTAACCGTCGTCGGTTCCATCAATGCCGATCTCATTGTGCACGCCGAGCGCCATCCGCAACCCGGCGAAACCCTACTGGGCTCTGGCGGCGACATCTTGGCCGGGGGCAAAGGCGCTAACCAGGCCGTCGCGGCCGCACAGCTGGGCGCCACTGTGGCCTTTGTGGGCGCGGTCGGCTCCGATCCCTATGCCGAGCCTGCCATGCACTATATGCGCACCTCCGGTATCGATCTGGGCGCCGTGGAGCAGGCCGATACCAATACCGGCCTCGCCGTCATTACTGTCTCGGCCGATGGCGAGAACACCATCGTCATCTCCCCCGGTGCCAACGCTCTTGTCGACGCCCCCTTTGTCTCCTCCCGCGCCTCCACCATCGCCGATGCCGACGTGGTCCTCCTCCAGGGTGAAATCCCTGCCTCCGGTTTCCAGGCCGCGGTCGAGGCGGCCCAGGGCCGAGTGGTGGTCAACCTCGCGCCCGTGGTCGCGGTCGACCGCGACTCGCTCCTGCAAGCCGATCCTTTGCTGGCCAATGAACACGAAGCAGGGCTCATCCTGGACCAGCTCGGACTACCTGCAGAGGGCGCCCCGCGCGAGCTCGCCCACCGCTTGGTAGAGGCCGGTTTCCGCTCCGTCGTTCTCACCCTTGGCGCCCACGGCGCCTACGTGGCTACCCCGGAAGGCGGCACGGATATCCCCACCCCGCGCGTGACCGCCGTGGATACCACCGGCGCCGGCGATGCCTTCGCGGGTGCCTTCTGCGCCCAGCTGCTCACCGGTGCCTCGCTTGTCGATGCCGCCACCTTCGCCGCCCGCGTCGGCGCCTTCGCCGCCACCGGCAACGGCGCACAGCCTTCCTACCCCACCACCGAATCCGCCCTGCCGGAGGTCACCGATGCGTAAATCCGGCCTGCTCAATCCCGCGCTCACCAGCGCTGTCGCGCGCTTGGGCCACACCGATACCTTCGTTATCGCCGATTGCGGCCTGCCCATCCCCCGCGAAGTGCCTGTCATCGACCTCACGCTAACCTTTGGCATCCCCACCTTTGCCGATACCCTGGCGGCCCTCCTCGATGAGGTCGTGGTCGAAGCCGCCACCATCGCCGATACCACCCCGCCTGAGGTGCGCTCCCTGCTTCCCGCAGTACCGCTTACCGAGGTCTCCCACGACGACCTCAAGCGCGAGGTCGCCCGCGCCTCCTTTGTCGTGCGCACCGGTTCCACCACGCCGTTTGCCAATGTCATCCTGCGCTCCGGCGTGCCCTTCTAGCGCTTATAGACGTTTCCGCGTGCCCCTACGGTAAACACTTCCACCAGCACTTCTTGCTCCTCAACGGAGTACAGCACTCGGTAATTTCCCACCCTTATTCTTCGGCCACTCCTGCCGGACAAAGCGATAGATCCCGGTGGATATGGGTCTTGGGCCAGTCCACCGATCGCGCGCTTAATCCGTTGATATTGCTTTCGGTTTCCCTGATGGATTTTTTGTAACTCTCGCTTGGCCTGCCGCGTAAACGCGATGTTGTAGTCCATGACCTCTTAAAAAGTTGTACTCTTTGCTAACTTAGTACTAGTAGTACTTTGATGTATTAGGAGCTTTCATTGTCTTTGCCACTTTCCGAACTCCGCACCCGCTTAGGCCAGGTCATTGACCAAGCCCACTACGCAGGCACCCGCACCGTTGTCACCCGCAACGGTAAGGAAGCCGCAGTTATCATTTCGCCTCAGGAACTAGCTTTCCTTGACCGCCTCGAAGCCGCTGCAGATGCTGAAGCGCTCCGCCAAGCCCGCGCCGCCGATACCGGCGAACGCTTCTCTTTTGAACAGGTCACGGAAGAAATCGAAGGGCGCTAGCCGTAAATTGGCTCGGCTGCATACCCGGCTAAAAGCCAATGCCAGCGCCACACGGATTCGTGAGCAAGAGAGCTGAAATTCGTTCGCCCCTCATGAGCCTCAGAAATTTGCTGAACCACATCTACCAGGTGATGCTTCACGCAGCTGCCTGAATAGCGAAGAACGGTATACCCTCTTAGCGCCGCATCATTTCCCTTCCAGCGGTCTTTAACGAAGGTCCCCAAATCCTCCGCCTTATGGAAGTCATAGCCATCGATTTCAACGGCGACCTTCCCTACAACGATGTCCCATAGATAGGGACCTATCTGGTGGTTTACCTGAACCTTCTTCCCACGACGCTGAAGCGCCCGGACCACTTTCCTTTCTGCTTCGCTATCGGCACCTACCGCAGATTTGTTCACTAATTCCCGAACCCGAGCTGGTACCCGCGCGATACATCCGAGGTCTTTTTCTAAGGCTTGCTTACCGCGCCTGTTTTGATATCGCGTTTCAAGCATCGTTACTGCTTGATCGTCATCCACCACAGCCGCCGCTAGCAGGGGATTTTGCACGGGGATACCTTCAAACGTAAAACTCGTTTTCTGCCGAGTTCGCTCGACTTCAAACCACTGCGAACCACTCACGACATGCCTGTAGGCAAATTTCAGAGGAAAGGTCATCGCCTTCTTGGAGTACAGCTGCACCGCAGAGCTTCCTGCAAGCATGATTCCAGGCCACCGCTTGTGCAGGATGCGAGCTACCTCCATGGGAGTCGGTTCCCGCCACGTATAAATCCCGCGGCCGATTCGGATTATCTTTCCATTCGCTACATGAGTATTAAGCTCTCCCCTGCTTAGGCCTGAAACCAGTACTTCTTCCATGCTTCCCCCTTTGAGCATTATTCCCCTGCCCGAAAGCTTAAAGCACGCTTCCTCACGCCGCAGGCTACAACGATGCAAAGCAAGCACGTTTTATCCTTTTCCTCCGCAAATTTTGCCCGATCGTGCTTGTTTTGCATGTTGGCAAGGGGCGACGAGAACTTCGCTAAAGATTAGGAGACAAAACAAGCACGTTTTGCCGAAAAACTACGTTGTTTTGGCTAAAACGTGCTTGTTTTGTTTGGCCTTAGACCGG harbors:
- a CDS encoding sodium:solute symporter family protein → METAESVLRLDASWVDYFLVAIYFLFVLGIGWAAKARVSSSIDFFLSGRGLPAWVTGLAFVSANLGAVEIIGMSANGVEYGFQTMHYFWIGAIPAMVFLGIVMMPFYYGSKVRSVPEFMRKRFGNAAHLVNAISFAVAQLLIAGVNLYLLATIVEALLGWQMWVSLLVAGLIVLSYITLGGLSAAIYNEVLQFFVIIAALAPLTIIGLNRVGGWNGLKDAVAQDSHFHTWPGTDISGFENPVWSVIGIVLGLGFVLSFGYWTTNFVEVQRAMASDSISAARKTPIIGAFPKMFVPFLVVIPGMVASVSVADLMEERAEPNDAILLLMRDLLPNGLLGVAIAGLLASFMAGMAANISAFNTVISYDIWQTYVVKDREDDYYLKFGRIATIIATAIAIFTALLAQNFGNIMDYLQTLFGFFNAPLFATFILGMFWKRMTPHAGWSGLVAGTGSAIAFWYVASFTDMINLPGQGTAFVAAGVAFVVDILVSIVVTLFTQPKPDSELVGFVSSVTPKDHFEDYTEKSLPWYQQTVPLGIICLVMAVALNVIFA
- a CDS encoding aldose epimerase → MTSGGAAGPDADYPSVALAHGDYAAEIGLFGGALNALTYRGAPLVESYEGKPPLMAGVVLAPWPNRTEDGWFEWQGTGHQLEINEPERNNAIHGFAVDWWRVTERSDNRVALAFDIEPRQGWPWAIQLEATYALDEQGLHHQLTARTAEPGEVPFAYGLHLYLCPQGAGAEEAVLSVDVGKRYLLGARNLPTGKTEQVRIVNQPIAEVDWDDCFHGEGPLTAVYSAGGKGVRLEMGEGLNWVQMFTPADFPRAGGPGKALAVEPMSAPPNALRSGEDLVRLSAQNPQRFTLRLAAENNN
- a CDS encoding YdcF family protein produces the protein MSDPLLVLGSRVTHGYPGAMLRSRLDKALALYSGQRIIVSGRGEAGPMATYLIERGVPAERVVVELEATSTNENLENAHRLAPDAVLHVVTNDFHILRTALWAWHLGIAVHLHSARTPWRLMPRNYLREVLATPHSAARIVWRRMQG
- a CDS encoding LacI family DNA-binding transcriptional regulator, producing the protein MAGTTLKDVAAAAGVSISTASRSLSGNPAISESTRQRVKDTAIKLNYRPNAQARALRSSRSNAIGLVIPSLDNAYFAAMAAAIEEAADKQGLATMITSCGEDPQRLVKALDALMERQVDGIIAVPLEGAEEALEQARAYRPLVLIDRTLGQIPAVLSDPHPGMKQAVEQLKEKGHTHIGYLSGPQETSTGRQRLQAFEAATRGMPTHIHHGSYRHREGYKGALALLQEGVTALIAGDSMMTAGALEACHNAGKLIGEEIALVGFDDFIYLRFQPSPISVVDQDVARMGETATAKLIAAINEKHQPEGEVLETRYIPRMSTAHQLDGATP
- a CDS encoding sugar ABC transporter ATP-binding protein; protein product: MSDCVLRLDNVTKSFGPVEVIKGVDLTVRRGQVQALLGENGAGKSTLIKMIAGVHEPDSGRILIDDTEVKIPDTKASEALGIATIHQELNLVPTMSVAENIMLGRTPRRFGLVNRKHLKAQAQAALHLIGLDVDLDMPVRELGVAKQQLVEIAKALSMNARILILDEPTAALTGKEVDALFAVLEELKAKGVAMVFISHHLEELARIAETISVLRDGSFIAEVPANTDEDELVRLIVGREIENQYPREVPPERGEALLEVSELTADGAFHDVTFTVHAGEVVGLAGLVGAGRTEIIRAIAGADPYDSGTIRVGGTQLRGGDIRAAIRAGVGHIPEDRKSQALVLDASVGDNLGFATLYPTAKVGLADRSGQRRRAGDVAEKLRIRMADLSQPIRNLSGGNQQKAVFGRWVLAGSKVLLLDEPTRGVDVGAKVEIYNIINEVTAAGGAVLMASSDLPEVLGMSDRILVMSGGQLAGELPKDSTQDEVMAFAVSNVTSSTSTSAAAPAGTNHKDEA
- a CDS encoding ABC transporter permease: MTKNRVINWAMNNGALVGLIALCIALFIATPYFLTVANLLNIGIQAATVAILAFGMTFVIVTAGIDLSVGSVAALGAMVSAYMFSTAGLPGWLTLLLGLIVGALAGAICGMATAWGKIPSFIATLAMMSIARGLTLVISQGSPIETAPSVNAFGGDIAGFPVPIIMMVIAGLICWFILERTVLGRSMYAIGGNLEAARLSGLPVKRIQIAVFALSGFFAAWAGMVMAGRLESAQPQAGTGYELDAIAAVVIGGASLSGGQGKATGTLVGAILLAVIRNGLNLLNVSSFWQQIVIGLVIALAVGFDVIRNKTAN
- a CDS encoding substrate-binding domain-containing protein; translated protein: MKKLIATLLVPALALGLASCNRSEEDRNRITLALSTQTNPFFVELRHGAQDKAKELGVPLDIQDASDDPAQQVNQLGNATSMGAKVVVVNPTDSDAVAPAVRGIKNDGVPVIGVDRDVNGVELDSMVASDNVAGGAQAADKLAEAIGEKGDILILQGTAGTSASRERGKGFAEQIANYGDIRVVGKQSANFDRTEGLNVATNLLQANPDIKAIFAENDEMALGAVEALGDRAGSEVKVVAFDGTFDGLKAVKDGKLEATIAQQPAELGARAIEQAAALLHGGAAEKNVPVEVITVTRDNVEDFQ
- a CDS encoding ribokinase; amino-acid sequence: MSKLTVVGSINADLIVHAERHPQPGETLLGSGGDILAGGKGANQAVAAAQLGATVAFVGAVGSDPYAEPAMHYMRTSGIDLGAVEQADTNTGLAVITVSADGENTIVISPGANALVDAPFVSSRASTIADADVVLLQGEIPASGFQAAVEAAQGRVVVNLAPVVAVDRDSLLQADPLLANEHEAGLILDQLGLPAEGAPRELAHRLVEAGFRSVVLTLGAHGAYVATPEGGTDIPTPRVTAVDTTGAGDAFAGAFCAQLLTGASLVDAATFAARVGAFAATGNGAQPSYPTTESALPEVTDA
- the rbsD gene encoding D-ribose pyranase, which translates into the protein MRKSGLLNPALTSAVARLGHTDTFVIADCGLPIPREVPVIDLTLTFGIPTFADTLAALLDEVVVEAATIADTTPPEVRSLLPAVPLTEVSHDDLKREVARASFVVRTGSTTPFANVILRSGVPF
- a CDS encoding type II toxin-antitoxin system RelE family toxin, producing MDYNIAFTRQAKRELQKIHQGNRKQYQRIKRAIGGLAQDPYPPGSIALSGRSGRRIRVGNYRVLYSVEEQEVLVEVFTVGARGNVYKR
- a CDS encoding type II toxin-antitoxin system Phd/YefM family antitoxin, whose translation is MSLPLSELRTRLGQVIDQAHYAGTRTVVTRNGKEAAVIISPQELAFLDRLEAAADAEALRQARAADTGERFSFEQVTEEIEGR
- a CDS encoding type IV toxin-antitoxin system AbiEi family antitoxin domain-containing protein, producing the protein MEEVLVSGLSRGELNTHVANGKIIRIGRGIYTWREPTPMEVARILHKRWPGIMLAGSSAVQLYSKKAMTFPLKFAYRHVVSGSQWFEVERTRQKTSFTFEGIPVQNPLLAAAVVDDDQAVTMLETRYQNRRGKQALEKDLGCIARVPARVRELVNKSAVGADSEAERKVVRALQRRGKKVQVNHQIGPYLWDIVVGKVAVEIDGYDFHKAEDLGTFVKDRWKGNDAALRGYTVLRYSGSCVKHHLVDVVQQISEAHEGRTNFSSLAHESVWRWHWLLAGYAAEPIYG